In uncultured Bacteroides sp., the following proteins share a genomic window:
- a CDS encoding RDD family protein: MVIKRLLAFGIDLMIIIVIENVLFLTTYIIKSQFTMQFFSALMITLLLCKDCINGQSFGKRVMKLQVVDSNTEENISAVRHIVRNLFLPLWCIEILILMISKKKRIGDYIAKTKVISNHASVGKIQLDKNTLFVILLCFIVIFLLMFILFNLIDSPILQLLF, encoded by the coding sequence ATGGTAATTAAACGTTTATTGGCATTTGGTATAGATTTAATGATTATTATTGTAATTGAAAACGTACTGTTTCTTACAACATACATAATTAAATCTCAATTTACAATGCAGTTTTTTTCAGCATTAATGATTACACTATTGTTATGTAAAGATTGCATTAACGGGCAGAGTTTTGGAAAAAGAGTAATGAAACTACAAGTTGTTGATAGCAATACAGAAGAGAACATTTCTGCTGTCAGGCACATTGTGAGAAATCTATTTTTGCCTTTATGGTGCATTGAAATCTTAATCCTGATGATTTCTAAAAAGAAACGAATTGGCGATTATATTGCTAAAACTAAAGTAATAAGTAATCATGCATCTGTAGGCAAAATTCAACTTGATAAAAACACTTTATTTGTCATTTTACTCTGTTTTATTGTGATTTTCTTGTTAATGTTTATCCTATTTAACCTTATAGATTCACCAATTTTGCAATTATTATTTTGA
- a CDS encoding TraB/GumN family protein, with product MRKCVLIFFVLNLLIVNSINSQTRIENSLLWEITGNGLKKPSYLFGTNHVVSYTFILDSIRGFRKAFHSVRQVAVEHTVSPDAIDKTLFMMPLDTTYQMIYTPKEFAFVDSVMKINIQNTRVTNPYKCKPMVWYLASIAKTSAKPDILVIDAYLMQVAKSSNYKLIGLEGKDEIDRAYRKMFSSSSLKDQASLLLEQLKDPQKSIMNSSKIISEYKKQNLNAFEQYLSNFEGVNAKERNQLWMEKIPVIIKQEPTLIAVGAGHLVGEYGLINQLRKQGFTVKPVKQ from the coding sequence ATGAGAAAGTGTGTTTTGATTTTTTTTGTGCTAAACTTACTGATCGTAAATAGCATTAATAGCCAAACGAGAATAGAGAACAGTTTACTTTGGGAAATTACTGGTAATGGTTTAAAGAAGCCATCTTATTTATTTGGAACAAATCATGTAGTTTCATACACGTTTATTCTAGATAGCATCCGTGGATTTAGAAAAGCTTTTCATTCAGTTCGGCAAGTTGCAGTAGAACACACTGTTTCGCCTGATGCGATTGATAAAACTTTGTTTATGATGCCTTTAGACACTACTTATCAAATGATATATACGCCAAAAGAATTTGCATTTGTTGATTCTGTTATGAAAATAAACATTCAAAACACTCGCGTAACTAATCCATATAAGTGTAAACCGATGGTTTGGTATTTAGCAAGTATAGCAAAAACAAGTGCAAAGCCTGATATATTAGTAATTGATGCATATCTAATGCAAGTTGCAAAGAGTAGTAATTACAAGTTAATTGGACTTGAGGGAAAAGATGAAATTGACAGAGCTTATAGAAAAATGTTCTCTTCGTCATCACTAAAAGATCAGGCAAGTCTATTATTGGAACAATTAAAAGACCCTCAAAAGAGTATAATGAACTCTTCAAAAATAATTTCCGAGTACAAAAAGCAAAATCTAAATGCATTTGAACAATATTTATCTAATTTTGAAGGTGTAAATGCAAAAGAAAGGAATCAGCTCTGGATGGAAAAAATTCCTGTAATTATAAAGCAGGAGCCTACACTTATTGCTGTTGGTGCAGGTCATTTGGTTGGAGAATATGGATTAATTAATCAGTTAAGGAAACAAGGGTTTACTGTAAAACCAGTAAAGCAATAA
- a CDS encoding LysR family transcriptional regulator: MELRQLKYFVKSAELLNFTEAANLCCITQSTLSQQIKQLENDLGVQLFERIGRKVFLTEEGKDFLPFARQTLADADYAKQRLRDIDDIKTGTIRIGSTFGLSTLLTNLIDKYSSLYPQIKFEVQFFKQDDLIEAVRERKVDFAIAFNLMKKDELIQEVFLHTYHLSAIVSKDCPLAEKESITLTQLKKYKIATPAPGMNARRMFDAMVSESDTQLKPSLEINEIHTLLHLVRTGKWVAILVDSIIIGENDLKAVPFKNNSLPMNVELLYPKGMYLRKAIKVFFDLLELKTNYLL; this comes from the coding sequence ATGGAATTGCGACAACTTAAGTATTTTGTAAAGAGCGCTGAGCTTCTGAATTTTACAGAAGCGGCTAATCTGTGCTGTATTACTCAGAGTACTCTCAGCCAGCAAATCAAACAATTGGAGAATGATTTGGGGGTTCAACTCTTTGAGAGGATAGGTCGTAAAGTATTCCTTACAGAAGAAGGCAAGGACTTTCTTCCATTTGCGCGACAAACTTTGGCCGACGCTGATTATGCAAAGCAGCGTCTCCGTGATATCGATGACATAAAAACTGGAACCATCCGTATAGGTTCCACCTTTGGTTTGTCCACACTACTTACAAATCTCATAGACAAATACTCTTCTCTGTACCCTCAAATTAAGTTTGAAGTGCAGTTTTTCAAACAAGATGATCTGATTGAGGCTGTCCGAGAACGTAAGGTTGACTTTGCAATAGCCTTTAACCTGATGAAAAAAGATGAACTTATACAGGAAGTGTTTCTTCATACTTATCATCTCTCAGCAATAGTTTCTAAAGATTGCCCTTTGGCTGAAAAGGAAAGTATAACTCTCACACAACTAAAGAAATACAAGATTGCCACTCCTGCTCCTGGTATGAATGCACGTAGAATGTTTGACGCGATGGTTAGTGAGTCGGACACTCAACTGAAACCATCATTGGAGATTAATGAGATTCATACGCTGCTTCATCTTGTTCGTACCGGAAAATGGGTTGCCATTCTCGTAGATTCCATTATTATTGGTGAGAATGATTTAAAGGCGGTTCCGTTTAAGAATAATAGTCTGCCAATGAATGTTGAACTGCTTTATCCTAAAGGAATGTATCTGAGAAAGGCAATAAAAGTTTTCTTTGATTTATTAGAACTAAAAACTAATTATCTTTTATAA
- a CDS encoding nitroreductase family protein, with translation MDFDRIIEERRSIRQYNADRTISIVSIEKLIACAQEAPTWKNSQTGRYYVAIGDESKKQVLECLAQQNQKVAESASALIVTTFVSHRSGFERSGEPTNELKDGWGCYDLGIQNAFLLLKATDMGIDSIVLGLRDADALRHVLNIPSEEIIVSVIALGYRDNDVMRPKRRQMADILHVM, from the coding sequence ATGGATTTCGATAGAATTATAGAAGAAAGAAGAAGTATTAGACAATACAATGCTGACAGAACAATTTCAATAGTGTCTATTGAAAAACTGATAGCATGTGCTCAAGAGGCCCCTACGTGGAAGAACTCACAGACGGGAAGATATTATGTAGCTATAGGTGATGAATCTAAAAAGCAGGTGCTTGAATGCCTTGCTCAGCAAAATCAGAAAGTAGCAGAAAGTGCTTCCGCATTGATAGTAACTACCTTCGTCAGCCATCGTTCTGGATTTGAACGTTCTGGAGAACCTACCAATGAACTGAAAGATGGTTGGGGGTGTTATGACTTGGGGATACAGAATGCTTTTTTGCTTTTGAAAGCAACAGACATGGGGATTGATTCTATTGTTCTGGGATTGAGAGATGCTGACGCTTTGCGTCATGTGCTCAACATACCAAGTGAGGAGATCATTGTTTCTGTTATCGCATTAGGGTATCGGGATAATGATGTAATGCGTCCCAAACGCCGTCAAATGGCCGATATATTACATGTTATGTAA
- a CDS encoding alpha/beta fold hydrolase: MKIKLILMPIIMTIIPMTIKANNMIKYNYQQIENVKVFYREAGNPDKPTILLLHGFPSSSVMFRQLMPELADEYHLIAPDMPGFGQTEAPDKPNFEYSFYNLARTIDKFTEAIGLTQFR; this comes from the coding sequence ATGAAAATAAAATTAATTCTGATGCCGATCATTATGACAATAATACCGATGACAATTAAAGCCAATAATATGATAAAATATAACTACCAACAGATAGAAAATGTAAAAGTGTTCTATCGTGAAGCAGGGAATCCAGATAAACCGACTATCTTACTTCTTCACGGATTCCCATCAAGCAGTGTGATGTTTCGCCAACTTATGCCAGAATTGGCAGATGAATATCATTTGATAGCACCTGATATGCCAGGATTCGGACAGACCGAAGCTCCTGACAAACCAAATTTTGAGTATTCATTTTATAACTTGGCCAGGACAATAGATAAATTTACTGAGGCAATCGGGCTCACCCAATTTCGTTGA
- a CDS encoding OmpA family protein has product MKRSTLSLSLLTICILFTGCVSKKQFVGLQSDYSKLQTENSDLKKSFQDTQVQLVESRANGKSLEDRLAEARKNNEELRSAYSALQGSLDKSLQQNSQGNVNISKLVDEINASNRFIKQLVETKSKSDSLNLVLSTNLTRSLSREELKEVDVQVLKGVVYISLADNMLYKSGSYEVNERAGETLSKIAKIIMDYKDYDVLVEGNTDTDPITRANIRNNWDLSALRASSVVQVLQNNYGVDPKRMTAAGRGEYNPIAENVSPIGKQRNRRTQIIVTPKLDQFMELIDKAPESSNKK; this is encoded by the coding sequence ATGAAACGTTCTACTTTATCATTGTCACTTCTGACAATATGTATATTGTTTACAGGTTGTGTAAGCAAAAAGCAATTTGTAGGTTTGCAGTCCGATTACAGTAAACTACAGACCGAAAATAGTGATTTAAAAAAATCCTTCCAGGATACTCAGGTTCAGCTGGTGGAAAGTCGTGCAAATGGCAAAAGTCTGGAAGACCGTTTAGCTGAAGCCAGAAAAAATAATGAAGAGCTGCGTTCTGCTTATTCTGCTTTGCAGGGCTCTCTCGACAAAAGTCTTCAGCAAAATTCTCAGGGAAATGTAAATATCTCTAAGTTGGTGGACGAAATCAATGCTTCCAACCGTTTTATCAAGCAACTTGTTGAAACTAAGAGCAAGTCTGACTCACTGAATCTTGTCTTGAGCACTAATCTGACACGCTCATTGAGCCGCGAAGAACTTAAGGAAGTGGACGTTCAGGTGTTGAAAGGCGTAGTGTATATTTCGCTGGCCGACAATATGCTTTACAAATCTGGCAGCTATGAAGTAAATGAAAGAGCCGGAGAAACATTAAGCAAGATTGCTAAAATCATAATGGATTATAAAGATTATGATGTACTTGTTGAAGGTAATACCGACACAGATCCTATTACCCGTGCAAATATCCGTAACAATTGGGACTTGAGTGCTTTACGTGCTTCGTCTGTTGTACAGGTATTGCAAAATAATTACGGAGTTGATCCAAAACGTATGACAGCTGCAGGCCGTGGCGAATACAATCCAATTGCGGAAAATGTTTCTCCTATAGGAAAACAACGTAACCGTAGAACGCAGATTATCGTAACTCCTAAGCTTGATCAGTTTATGGAACTTATTGATAAAGCTCCGGAATCGTCAAATAAAAAATAA
- a CDS encoding ABC transporter substrate binding protein, translating to MDSFRILKLVLIFLILCVKAEAASPDNYILVLNSYTERSEWAENIQDVVAKSVYELKNTTINIESLSNLEFSSVKNANDKMDSLYRNYPKKPKAIVIIGNKGWILYRSTVPQSWKKIPVVLTLINHHTLSLQNFISKKRITSDIMIPNKEAIKGLNVTGVYNLVYIKETIQLMKKLMPEMKRVAFITNSQYGSTYSTGGFNSAMEKNFPELTKVCLSQKKLGTKDLLDSLSKLDKHTGILFYGWNKDADTNTSKGYLSAKSVKRVISSFANTPVFSLFDSKTDHVILAGGFFSTIDNYSAKVADVLHQIIAGKDAKDIPFQYANEACVHLNYDYLMSFGINKKLLPKDAVYYNKPLGFIEKHIHWVVVIAICFLFLLFIVISRIRSFKETKRLKDKEIALLTKFKERYTNLPIPYVKLELLYDEDRNVKNVVIVEINQSLEKEFGIKQSFVAGKTSSELGFQLPVKSQNRFQKAIELNKPYMTAYYDKQTDRHYTVLLYPNIEEGTFDVFLTDKTEEHKANAAKDELRLLLDSILDNISVPVYVKEVGEEIRYSYWNKKAEEITGIKSEDAIGKTDIEVFGERMGKKFQEDNDYLIKNGGTLCYEDKFPCINNKVYTTNVLKTIVRRKDNSAYILVARMDITELVSVQKQLEMRNRQLGLSFNAGEIIPWTFNVQNKTLIYDNKSLNLKYTNPENELFVKMLDEILFMVHPDDKEWIKALVDDLINGRVDKMEADARCDIYGTGKGYEWFSLQAIVSEFDYDGNPAIITGVTINISKRKLEEQALIEAKEKAEESDRMKSAFVSNMSHEIRTPLNSIVGFSRILISDPDLDGESKKLFSDIIENNNQLLLQLINNVLDLSKIEAGILDFAYTNTDINILLSEIEQSMRLKIDKSNIKISFKEKLPECVVHTDRNRVAQVIYNLMYNAIKFTSQGEIVLGYCMKETQLYFYVKDTGCGIPKDKLSSIFDRFIKLDSFTQGAGLGLSISASIVYKLGGKIGVDSEEGVGSTFWFTIPYNPVAAN from the coding sequence ATGGACAGCTTTCGCATCCTTAAACTGGTCTTGATTTTTTTGATCCTTTGTGTAAAAGCAGAAGCTGCTTCACCTGATAATTATATATTAGTTCTTAATTCATATACAGAAAGGAGTGAATGGGCAGAAAATATTCAGGATGTTGTAGCAAAGTCAGTCTATGAACTAAAGAATACTACTATAAATATAGAATCTCTTAGCAATCTTGAATTTTCTTCAGTGAAGAATGCTAATGACAAAATGGATAGTTTGTACCGCAATTATCCCAAGAAACCCAAAGCTATAGTTATTATTGGAAACAAAGGATGGATTCTTTATCGCAGTACCGTGCCGCAATCATGGAAAAAAATTCCTGTTGTACTGACTTTGATTAACCATCATACTCTTTCATTGCAGAACTTTATTTCCAAAAAGAGAATAACTTCTGACATAATGATACCTAATAAGGAGGCTATTAAAGGACTTAATGTAACGGGAGTATATAATTTAGTATATATAAAAGAGACTATTCAGCTAATGAAAAAGTTGATGCCTGAGATGAAAAGAGTTGCATTTATAACCAATTCACAATATGGCAGTACCTACAGTACAGGCGGCTTTAATAGTGCGATGGAAAAAAACTTTCCTGAGCTTACAAAAGTATGTTTGAGCCAAAAGAAACTTGGAACAAAAGATTTGCTGGACTCGCTCTCTAAGTTGGATAAGCATACGGGAATACTATTTTACGGATGGAATAAAGATGCTGATACCAATACATCAAAGGGGTATTTGTCTGCTAAAAGTGTGAAGAGGGTTATCAGTAGCTTTGCCAATACTCCGGTGTTTAGCTTGTTCGACTCTAAAACAGATCATGTAATATTAGCTGGTGGCTTTTTCTCTACCATTGATAATTATAGTGCAAAAGTGGCAGATGTTTTACACCAGATTATTGCTGGAAAGGATGCGAAAGATATTCCTTTTCAATATGCTAACGAGGCTTGTGTGCACCTAAATTATGACTATTTAATGAGCTTTGGGATAAATAAGAAACTACTTCCCAAAGATGCTGTTTATTATAATAAACCTCTTGGCTTTATTGAAAAACACATTCATTGGGTTGTTGTTATAGCTATATGCTTTCTCTTTTTACTATTTATCGTTATATCAAGAATCAGGTCTTTTAAAGAAACAAAAAGACTAAAGGACAAAGAGATTGCCCTTCTTACTAAATTCAAGGAGCGATATACTAATTTGCCGATTCCTTATGTGAAATTAGAATTGCTATATGATGAAGATCGGAATGTGAAAAATGTTGTTATAGTAGAAATAAATCAATCATTAGAAAAGGAATTTGGAATAAAGCAAAGCTTTGTTGCAGGGAAAACTAGCAGTGAATTAGGTTTCCAATTACCGGTAAAGAGTCAGAACCGTTTCCAAAAAGCTATTGAACTGAATAAACCTTATATGACAGCATATTATGATAAACAAACAGATAGGCATTATACAGTTTTACTATATCCTAATATTGAGGAAGGTACTTTTGATGTATTCCTGACAGACAAAACGGAAGAGCATAAAGCAAATGCAGCCAAGGATGAATTAAGATTGTTGCTTGATTCCATTCTTGACAATATCTCTGTTCCGGTTTATGTAAAAGAGGTAGGAGAGGAGATTCGTTATTCTTATTGGAATAAAAAAGCAGAAGAGATAACCGGAATTAAATCGGAGGATGCAATAGGAAAAACGGATATTGAAGTATTTGGTGAAAGAATGGGTAAAAAGTTTCAGGAAGACAATGATTACCTGATAAAAAATGGAGGTACTCTTTGTTATGAAGATAAATTTCCTTGTATAAATAATAAAGTCTATACAACTAATGTGTTGAAGACAATTGTCCGAAGAAAAGATAACTCAGCTTATATACTGGTTGCCAGAATGGATATCACAGAACTAGTTTCAGTTCAAAAGCAACTGGAGATGAGAAATCGTCAGCTGGGGCTGTCTTTTAATGCCGGAGAGATTATTCCTTGGACATTTAACGTGCAGAACAAAACTCTTATTTACGATAATAAATCCTTGAATCTTAAGTATACTAACCCCGAGAATGAGCTTTTCGTTAAAATGCTTGATGAAATACTTTTTATGGTGCATCCTGATGATAAGGAATGGATAAAAGCATTAGTTGATGATTTGATAAATGGTAGAGTTGATAAGATGGAGGCTGATGCAAGATGTGACATTTATGGAACCGGAAAGGGGTATGAATGGTTTTCATTACAGGCTATCGTGAGCGAATTTGATTATGATGGGAATCCTGCTATTATTACCGGGGTTACAATTAATATTTCAAAAAGGAAACTGGAAGAGCAGGCACTGATTGAGGCGAAAGAGAAAGCTGAAGAATCTGACCGGATGAAATCGGCCTTTGTTTCGAACATGAGCCACGAAATACGTACTCCGCTGAATTCAATAGTGGGATTTTCTAGGATACTGATATCAGATCCTGATTTGGACGGTGAGAGTAAAAAGCTATTCTCTGATATTATTGAAAACAATAATCAACTATTGCTGCAATTAATAAATAATGTTCTTGATCTGTCGAAAATAGAAGCAGGGATATTGGATTTTGCATATACAAATACTGATATTAATATTTTGCTCAGTGAAATAGAACAATCAATGAGGCTGAAAATAGATAAGAGTAATATTAAAATATCATTCAAAGAGAAGCTTCCGGAATGTGTGGTCCATACAGACAGAAACCGGGTGGCGCAGGTTATTTATAATTTAATGTATAATGCAATTAAGTTTACTAGTCAGGGAGAAATTGTACTTGGTTATTGTATGAAGGAGACTCAGCTGTATTTTTATGTGAAGGATACCGGATGCGGTATTCCTAAAGATAAGCTGAGTTCCATTTTTGATCGTTTTATTAAATTGGATTCCTTTACACAGGGTGCGGGACTTGGATTGTCAATCAGTGCATCGATTGTGTATAAGTTGGGTGGAAAGATTGGGGTTGATTCTGAAGAAGGAGTAGGGTCTACTTTCTGGTTTACCATACCGTATAACCCTGTTGCAGCGAATTAG